acaccagaccagcagcatctggttgctcctcattacacaccagaccagcagcatctggttgctcctcattacacaccagaccagcagcatctggttgctcctcattacacaccagaccagcagcatctggttgctcctcattacacaccagaccagcagcatctggttgctcctcattacacaccagaccagcaaatattatttacatcaccaacataggaatcactacaaaacgtattgtatgacctcttataggCTGTATCAGGACCAGCGTTTAGACCTGTGGTTTTCCCAGACATGGCCGTTacattgtgatcactacatcccaTGGATTTGGATACCGCTTTCAAGCTCATTTCTGCAGCGTTAGTAAAGATGTTCCTGGCTAGCCCTTCTGATGTCGtttgaccccacatggactacgacagtgtcagctcccggcatctgtggtagaacagtcagAAGCAGCCTGTTAtgtcctgtggtagaacagtctgaagcagccttgttatgtcctgtggtagaacagtctgaagcagccctgttatgtcctgtactcgtgttcctgtggtagaacagtctgaagcagccttgttatgtcctgtggtagaacagtctaaagcagccttgttatgtcctgtggtagaacagtctgaagcagccttgttatgtcctgttctcgtgttcctgtggtagaacagtctgaagcagccctGTTATGTCCTGTTCTCgtgttcctgtggtagaacagtctgaagcagccttgttatgtcctgtggtagaacagtctgaagcagccttgttatgtcctgtggtagaacagtctgaagcagccttgttatgtcctgtggtagaacagtctgaagcagccttgttatgtcctgtggtagaacagtctgaagcagccttgttatgtcctgtggtagaacagtctgaagcagccctGTTATGTCCTGTTCTCgtgttcctgtggtagaacagtctgaagcagccttgttatgtcctgtggtagaacagtctgaagcagccttgttatgtcctgtggttgaacagtctgaagcagccttgttatgtcctgtggtagaacagtctgaagcagccttgttatgtcctgtggtagaacagtctgaagcagccttgttatgtcctgtggtagaacagtctgaagcagccttgttatgtcctgtggttgaacagtctgaagcagccttgttatgtcctgtggtagaacagtctgaagcagccttgttatgtcctgtggtagaacagtctgaagcagccctGTTATGTCCTGTTCTCgtgttcctgtggtagaacagtctgaagcagccttgttatgtcctgtggtagaacagtcagAAGCAGCCCTGTTAtgtcctgtggtagaacagtctgaagcagccttgttatgtcctgtggtagaacagtcagaagcagccttgttatgtcctgtggtagaacagtcagaagcagccttgttatgtcctgtggtagaacagtctgaagcagccttgttatgtcctgtggtagaacagtctgaagcagccttgttatgtcctgtactcgtgctcctgggTAACACAGGGTTTTTGCCTTGGGGACTGAGATGTTTCTCACCATAGCGCTGCCTATGATGACAGCTGGTGATGTTGAATGGACCGGTTTCTCAGGCAGCCTCACGGTCTGTTGAGGGTGGGAGCTCCGGGGATCTGAACCTGAGATAGGAGCCACCGGTGAGGTAGGCGGGACCGAGGACGAAGACGCAGGTACCTCCGGATCCGATCTCGAATAGGAAGCCCCCAAGGAAGAAGGCGCCGGAACCTCTGGATCCAGTGCGGCAAAGCTGTTCCTGGTCTGTGTCAGTTCTGGGCTCAACATCTCCATGGAGACCCCCGTTGCCAGAGGACGCCTCCTTCGACTTCCACGACGAGTGACGTACCTCCGTGGCTGGTTGGTTGGGTCGAGAACAACTCCGTTCTCCAGGGAAGGGGAGACCCTTCAGAGAAGGAACCCTGCGGAGCACCGGCCTGTCGGCTGTGGAGAGCCGAAGCGGCGGAGAAAACTTCCACTCGAACAAAGAGGCGTCCGGCTAATGGGGTGGAAGAAAAAAGTAGGTGGGCGTGGCTTCCCCAGGAGCTCGTGTTGGTTTGCTACTTGATAAAAGTAGGTGGGCGTGGGTTCCCCAGTAGCTCGTGTTGGTTTGCTACTTGATAAAAGTAGGTGGGCGTGGCTTCCCCAGTAGCTCGTGTTGGTTTGCTACTTGATAAAAGTAGGTGGGCGTGGGTTCCCCAGTAGCTCGTGTTGGTTTGCTACTTGATAAAAGTAGGTGGGCGTGGGTTCCCCAGTAGCTCGTGTTGGTTTGCTACTTGATAAAAGTAGGTGGGCGTGGGTTCCCCAGTAGCTCGTGTTGGTTTGCTACTTGATAAAAGTAGGTGGGCGTGGGTTCCCCAATAGCTCGTGTTGGTTTGCTACTTGATAAAAGTAGGTGGGCGTGGCTTCCCCAGTAGCTCGTGTTGGTTTGCTACTTGATAAAAGTAGGTGGGCGTGGCTTCCCCATTAGCTCGTGTAGGTTTTCTACTTGATTAAAGTAGCTAATTTGCTGCTGTAGTCTTCCACAAGCAGTTAATCTATTGAAAGTCACCCTGGTCCACATTGTCCCGGGAACAAAGTAAACACAGCTCCCTGCAGCGCTGGAAACTTTCAATAGCGGCCACCATTAGAGACGGCCAAGACAGCTGGGCTAGCTGGGCTTTGGTGTCTTGAGACCGCCAAGCCAGCGAGGCTAGCTGGGCTCTGGTGTCTTGAGACCGCCAAGACAGCTGGGCATTGGTGTCTTGAGACCGCCAAGACAGCTGGGCATTGGTGTCTTGAGACCGCCAAGACAGCTGGGCATTGGTGTCTTGAGACCGCCAAGACAGCTGGGCTTTGGTGTCTTGAGACCGATAGCAGCGTCACAGCCATTTAGCCCAACAGAGTCGCAGgatccaaaataaaataaatagatatataaaaaaaaaaagtcagaTTTTAAACGAAGGTTTTTAGTTCAACAACAACAGACATCTATCCTTTAGACGAGGACGCAATGAAAAAAAGGACAGAGTTGAAGAAACCCTGCTCTAAATGAAGACACAATGACAAACATCTATCCTTCCTCCCTCTGGTGCCATGTTGTGACATCTCACTATTTACATCACAGTAACCCTGGCTGAGCCTTTTCAGACCAGCTCATCCTCACACGTCCAAAAGGCTGTTCTCAACACACTGGAGCTCCACACGCCACTCTGCCAGGCGCAAACAACTGAGTCTCCAACAGTAAGACGAGGTGTAATCGGACCCCTGAGTTAAGTGGGTGCACGTGTCCTAGAGTGCTCAACACAAGTGTGAAACGCTTGTGTTCGTCTGCAAAAGTCCAAAAATAATTACACATTTATTTTGAAAGGGGGGGTCCACCGACACATTGAGggacaatacattctactatactcCATCCATCCCCCGTATCCCTCCAGCTCTATTCAGCCTGAGGTTCTTTCTCATGCTAACAGGACCCTTACCCTAATCCCCCCCGGCTTTACCCGAGCCCCGAGGCATACGGACATTGCCCCCCCCTCACCCCCAGAGGGTTTTGCAATGCGTAACTCTGGCACTAACTATTCACCCAGTGTTACAGGAGGGGGAGGTCCTTTGAGTTGCTAATGTAATGACATCTCCATTTCCACAGCAGGCTCCCATAAGGCAGCGGACGGCCCGCTCACATACCGGGCAAGAGCCTTGTTCCGGGGCAACACAATAGGAGTCGGggatcgttctgcccctgaacaggcagttaagcatcgttctgcccctgaacaggcagttaacccactgtttctaggccgtcattgaaaataagaatttgttcttcactgacttgcctagtaaaataaaggtaaaataaaataacaacttTTTTTTTAGTTCTAATGTAAGGAAAATAGGCCATTTACCTGTGGGATGAGCTTCAATGTACTACGGCCCACCTTCGGGTGCCTTGCATGATATGCCACAGCAGAGAGGGAAAAGGGGAACCTAgtaagttgtacaactgaatgcattcaatgggagggagagatgtcAGGGTTGTTTCAGGACGTTGAATGATGGTGGGAGAGCTAATTAGTTAACCATGAGGTAAATATGCATGTTGTTATTTACCTGTGGAACGAGGTGAGTTTTAGATTTGCCGTGCCAACACAGCCTTGCATAACGGCATGGTTCGGTGTGTGTCATCGGCTAAACGTCGGACGGGTTTTTATTTTTTgatatttaaccttttatttaagtTGTCAAGTCTTGTGTCTGTCTGCAGGACattggggccatgtattgtggaGGTATAACTGAGAAAACATTTTCCTTTAAGTAAATTACTTAAAATAATTTGAAAGATGATTTTTACATTTTCTTATCATGAGTCTGTTGGCGTCTGTGTGTTAAGTTTTCATATCAGGTTTTCACCCGGAGAATCACACCCTTAATAAAATTAACTTCCGGGGGTTTCCGAAGCCTGTTGATAAGGGAAACAGAGGGCATatacagagagtgtgtgtgtgtgtgtgtgtgtgtgtgtgtgtgtgtgtgtgtgtgtgtgtgtgtgtgtgtgtgtgtgtgtgtgtgtgtgttctcaacaGTTGTAAATCCCAGCACGACTCACCAGTCTCTTGGCAAACTCTTTATTTTCAGACAGAAAGCCGTAGCCTGGATGCACCTtcagagacagaagagaaaagGTCTCAAAACACATCAGCAAACAcaaccgtgcgtgtgtgtgttcaaaagttggtgtgtgtgtgtgtcaacgtgTGTCGTAAAATCTCACGGCCTGGGATCCAGTCTTCCTGATAGCGTCCATGATGGCGTCCATGTTGAGGTAGCTCTTGTTGGTGGGGGCGGGGCTCACACACTGCCTCAGCCATCTTCACATGGACCTGAGGCGGCACAGAGAAAACAAGTATTTATTCAAATGCGGCCAAAGCGTCAAGCCTCAATCATATGTTACGcagctactaccactaccacagctACTACCACAGCTACTACCGCTACCGCAGCTACTACCGCTACCGCAGCTGCTACCGCTACCACAGCTACTACCGCTACCACAGCTACTACCGCTACCACAGCTACTACCGCTACCGCAGCTACTACCGCTACCGCAGCTACCACCGCTACCGCAGCTACCACCGCTACCGCAGCTACTACCGCTACCGCAGCTaccacagccacagccactaCCACAGCCACTACCAcagccactaccactaccacagccACAGCTACTACCGCAGACACAGGCACTACCGCAGACACTGGCACTACCGCAGGCACTGGCACTACCGCAGGCACTGGCACTACCGCAGGCACTGGCACTACCGCAGGCACTGGCACTACCGCAGGCACTGGCACTACCGCAGGCACTGGCACTACCGCAGGCACTGGCACTACCGCAGGCACTGGCACTACCGCAGGCACTGGCACTACCGCAGGCACTGGCACTACCGCAGGCACTGGCACTACCGCAGGCACTGGCACTACCGCAGGCACTGGCACTACCGCAGGCACTGGCACTACCGCAGACACTGGCACTACCGCAGACACtggcactaccacagacactggcactaccacagacactggcactaccacagacactggcactaccgcagacactggcactaccgcagacactggcactaccgcagacactaccacagacaccagAGGCACCACAGACACCATAGACAGAACGGGATCTTAAGCACTTTGTTTTTTTTGCAGGACCCAACGTATCACACAAAATGGATGACGTTTTGGCTTGAGCGCTACGTtcaactactggctgaaattatacaaaatcTCTGTAGCATCATTTTAAATAACTAACTACTCAAGAGGACAGACAAGCCAAAGCATCAACTGTGGTCCATTCATCTGACACAGACTTTTTCTGTTCAATTAAACAGGTTGTAAAACAAGAAATAAATTATCCATTGGGTGAGAGTGGTATTTTGAAAACAACATCAAGGCCAGGCAGCCATATCTTCTTCTAAATCTCACATCACCAGCCCCCGTCCCCCCCACGGAGCCAGACCCTCAGCAGATTGGGTGACAGACACTGTCACCACCAGGACACATTCCACGGGATTAACATCAACATCTGGATCAACAAGGTGGCAGAAggagtgcgtgtgtgtaggtgcgtgtaggagtgtgtgtaggtgtgtgtgtaggagtgtgtgtgtgtaggtgtgtgtgtaggagtgtagGTGT
The nucleotide sequence above comes from Oncorhynchus masou masou isolate Uvic2021 unplaced genomic scaffold, UVic_Omas_1.1 unplaced_scaffold_1330, whole genome shotgun sequence. Encoded proteins:
- the LOC135530388 gene encoding histidine-rich glycoprotein-like — protein: MLRSYYHYHSYYHSYYRYRSYYRYRSCYRYHSYYRYHSYYRYHSYYRYRSYYRYRSYHRYRSYHRYRSYYRYRSYHSHSHYHSHYHSHYHYHSHSYYRRHRHYRRHWHYRRHWHYRRHWHYRRHWHYRRHWHYRRHWHYRRHWHYRRHWHYRRHWHYRRHWHYRRHWHYRRHWHYRRHWHYRRHWHYRRHWHYRRHWHYRRHWHYHRHWHYHRHWHYHRHWHYRRHWHYRRHWHYRRHYHRHQ